Proteins found in one Salvelinus alpinus chromosome 11, SLU_Salpinus.1, whole genome shotgun sequence genomic segment:
- the LOC139534192 gene encoding non-muscle caldesmon-like isoform X2 — translation MNFRVGLSYAVGPNLWIKEQPQARKPEDSVSVTETVSVSSSSMTSSGGGDDDEQALLERMAKREERRQKRLMEALEREKDQNPGNDGNHGSGENTVEERSVGRRGRYQDNEEEVEERNCRKEEEGEAAPEEEEAEQGEVDAEEEEEKPRRSYMREQESIDEITLNEEDTEEQAVVLNEVEESEAEVEENAELSDKVEEEVEEPDQLEVEGRTVTLNNETEEDCGMSTIQNGLDVVNEKQNGGLHEETPQKHKKTERTLSRSSVRSPEAGAEEQDDTARLEAELKLEELKRRRDDAESEEFERMRQKQQEAEQELEELKKKREERRKIIEEEERQKKQEEAEKKAREEEEKRRMKEEIERRRAEAAEKRQQMGVETVDAEAKPFKCFSPRGSSLKIGERAEFLSKSAQKSTVKTTHSPVVSKIDNRLEQYTSVAQNKDMRSPRSGAVDLPMVTDGIRNIKSMWEKGSVFNSPGGGGGTYKEAAGMKIGVAGRINDWLNKTPESKTPGGRPADLKPGDVTNKRSLWENKGSSPAKVTGRGENKSVANGMGHE, via the exons ATGAACTTTCGTGTAGGCCTAAGTTACGCTGTTGGACCTAACCTGTGGATAAAAGAACAACCTCAAGCAAGGAAGCCAGAAGACTCGGTGAG tGTGACAGAGACTGTGTCTGTGTCCTCCTCCTCTATGACCTCCTCGGGTGGAGGAGACGATGATGAGCAGGCCCTGCTGGAGCGCATGGCCAAACGAGAGGAGCGCAGGCAGAAAAGATTGATGGAAGCTCTGGAGCGAGAGAAGGATCAGAACCCCGGCAATGACGGTAACCACGGCAGCGGGGAGAATACTGTGGAGGAGAGGTCCGTCGGCCGCAGGGGCCGTTACCAGGACAACGAAGAAGAGGTGGAAGAGCGGAACTGccgaaaggaggaggagggggaggctgcTCCGGAGGAGGAAGAAGCTGAGCAGGGAGAAGTTGAtgcggaggaagaggaggagaaaccgAGACGGTCCTATATGAGAGAACAG GAATCCATTGACGAAATAACTCTAAACGAG GAAGATACAGAAGAGCAAGCAGTGGTTTTAAATGAGGTTGAGGAATCAGAGGCAGAGGTTGAAGAAAATGCTGAATTAAGTGAtaaggtagaggaagaggtagaggaaccAGATCAGTTAGAGGTAGAGGGCAGAACAGTGACACTGAACAATGAGACTGAGGAAGACTGTGGGATGTCAACCATCCAGAACGGCTTGGATGTG GTGAATGAAAAGCAGAATGGAGGTCTGCACGAGGAGACTCctcaaaaacacaaaaaaactgaaaGGACCCTGAG CCGCAGCAGCGTGCGTTCCCCGGAGGCGGGGGCAGAGGAGCAGGACGACACGGCGCGCCTGGAGGCGGAGCTTAAGCTGGAGGAGCTGAAGCGCCGCCGTGACGATGCGGAGAGCGAGGAGTTCGAGAGGATGAGACAGAAGCAGCAGGAGGCTGAGCAGGAGCTGGAGGAGctgaagaagaagagggaggagaggaggaagatcatagaagaggaggagagacagaagaaacaggaggaggCCGAGAAGAAGGCTAGAGAGGAG gaggagaagaggaggatgaaggaggagatagagaggaggagggcggaGGCGGCCGAGAAGAGACAGCAGATGGGGGTGGAGACCGTCGACGCAGAGGCCAAACCCTTCAAATGCTTCAGTCCCAGAGGATCCTCCCTCAAG ATTGGTGAAAGGGCAGAGTTTCTGAGCAAGTCGGCACAGAAAAG CACGGTGAAGACGACTCACTCTCCTGTCGTCTCTAAGATTGACAACAGACTGGAGCAGTACACCTCTGTTGCCCAG AACAAGGATATGCGGTCCCCACGCTCCGGTGCCGTGGACCTGCCCATGGTGACAGATGGGATACGCAACATTAAGAGCATGTGGGAGAAAGGCAGCGTGTTCAACTCGCCCGGGGGCGGCGGGGGCACGTACAAG GAAGCAGCTGGGATGAAGATAGGTGTGGCGGGCCGCATCAACGACTGGCTGAATAAAACCCCCGAGAGCAAGACGCCGGGAGGAAGGCCCGCG gacCTAAAGCCAGGAGATGTGACCAACAAGAGAAGTCTGTGGGAAAACAAGGGCTCCTCCCCAGCCAAG
- the LOC139534192 gene encoding non-muscle caldesmon-like isoform X3: MDDDFDRRRELRRQKREEMRLEAERVTETVSVSSSSMTSSGGGDDDEQALLERMAKREERRQKRLMEALEREKDQNPGNDGNHGSGENTVEERSVGRRGRYQDNEEEVEERNCRKEEEGEAAPEEEEAEQGEVDAEEEEEKPRRSYMREQESIDEITLNEEDTEEQAVVLNEVEESEAEVEENAELSDKVEEEVEEPDQLEVEGRTVTLNNETEEDCGMSTIQNGLDVVNEKQNGGLHEETPQKHKKTERTLSRSSVRSPEAGAEEQDDTARLEAELKLEELKRRRDDAESEEFERMRQKQQEAEQELEELKKKREERRKIIEEEERQKKQEEAEKKAREEEEKRRMKEEIERRRAEAAEKRQQMGVETVDAEAKPFKCFSPRGSSLKIGERAEFLSKSAQKSTVKTTHSPVVSKIDNRLEQYTSVAQNKDMRSPRSGAVDLPMVTDGIRNIKSMWEKGSVFNSPGGGGGTYKEAAGMKIGVAGRINDWLNKTPESKTPGGRPADLKPGDVTNKRSLWENKGSSPAKVTGRGENKSVANGMGHE; the protein is encoded by the exons ATGGATGACGACTTTGACCGGCGCCGAGAGCTCAGGAGGCAGAAGAGGGAGGAGATGCGCCTGGAGGCTGAGCG tGTGACAGAGACTGTGTCTGTGTCCTCCTCCTCTATGACCTCCTCGGGTGGAGGAGACGATGATGAGCAGGCCCTGCTGGAGCGCATGGCCAAACGAGAGGAGCGCAGGCAGAAAAGATTGATGGAAGCTCTGGAGCGAGAGAAGGATCAGAACCCCGGCAATGACGGTAACCACGGCAGCGGGGAGAATACTGTGGAGGAGAGGTCCGTCGGCCGCAGGGGCCGTTACCAGGACAACGAAGAAGAGGTGGAAGAGCGGAACTGccgaaaggaggaggagggggaggctgcTCCGGAGGAGGAAGAAGCTGAGCAGGGAGAAGTTGAtgcggaggaagaggaggagaaaccgAGACGGTCCTATATGAGAGAACAG GAATCCATTGACGAAATAACTCTAAACGAG GAAGATACAGAAGAGCAAGCAGTGGTTTTAAATGAGGTTGAGGAATCAGAGGCAGAGGTTGAAGAAAATGCTGAATTAAGTGAtaaggtagaggaagaggtagaggaaccAGATCAGTTAGAGGTAGAGGGCAGAACAGTGACACTGAACAATGAGACTGAGGAAGACTGTGGGATGTCAACCATCCAGAACGGCTTGGATGTG GTGAATGAAAAGCAGAATGGAGGTCTGCACGAGGAGACTCctcaaaaacacaaaaaaactgaaaGGACCCTGAG CCGCAGCAGCGTGCGTTCCCCGGAGGCGGGGGCAGAGGAGCAGGACGACACGGCGCGCCTGGAGGCGGAGCTTAAGCTGGAGGAGCTGAAGCGCCGCCGTGACGATGCGGAGAGCGAGGAGTTCGAGAGGATGAGACAGAAGCAGCAGGAGGCTGAGCAGGAGCTGGAGGAGctgaagaagaagagggaggagaggaggaagatcatagaagaggaggagagacagaagaaacaggaggaggCCGAGAAGAAGGCTAGAGAGGAG gaggagaagaggaggatgaaggaggagatagagaggaggagggcggaGGCGGCCGAGAAGAGACAGCAGATGGGGGTGGAGACCGTCGACGCAGAGGCCAAACCCTTCAAATGCTTCAGTCCCAGAGGATCCTCCCTCAAG ATTGGTGAAAGGGCAGAGTTTCTGAGCAAGTCGGCACAGAAAAG CACGGTGAAGACGACTCACTCTCCTGTCGTCTCTAAGATTGACAACAGACTGGAGCAGTACACCTCTGTTGCCCAG AACAAGGATATGCGGTCCCCACGCTCCGGTGCCGTGGACCTGCCCATGGTGACAGATGGGATACGCAACATTAAGAGCATGTGGGAGAAAGGCAGCGTGTTCAACTCGCCCGGGGGCGGCGGGGGCACGTACAAG GAAGCAGCTGGGATGAAGATAGGTGTGGCGGGCCGCATCAACGACTGGCTGAATAAAACCCCCGAGAGCAAGACGCCGGGAGGAAGGCCCGCG gacCTAAAGCCAGGAGATGTGACCAACAAGAGAAGTCTGTGGGAAAACAAGGGCTCCTCCCCAGCCAAG
- the LOC139534192 gene encoding non-muscle caldesmon-like isoform X5, translating into MDDDFDRRRELRRQKREEMRLEAERMAFQGSNEDEEEAARERRRRARQERMRGMGGEEPGDSVVMTNSHSVTETVSVSSSSMTSSGGGDDDEQALLERMAKREERRQKRLMEALEREKDQNPGNDGNHGSGENTVEERSVGRRGRYQDNEEEVEERNCRKEEEGEAAPEEEEAEQGEVDAEEEEEKPRRSYMREQVNEKQNGGLHEETPQKHKKTERTLSRSSVRSPEAGAEEQDDTARLEAELKLEELKRRRDDAESEEFERMRQKQQEAEQELEELKKKREERRKIIEEEERQKKQEEAEKKAREEEEKRRMKEEIERRRAEAAEKRQQMGVETVDAEAKPFKCFSPRGSSLKIGERAEFLSKSAQKSTVKTTHSPVVSKIDNRLEQYTSVAQNKDMRSPRSGAVDLPMVTDGIRNIKSMWEKGSVFNSPGGGGGTYKEAAGMKIGVAGRINDWLNKTPESKTPGGRPADLKPGDVTNKRSLWENKGSSPAKVTGRGENKSVANGMGHE; encoded by the exons ATGGATGACGACTTTGACCGGCGCCGAGAGCTCAGGAGGCAGAAGAGGGAGGAGATGCGCCTGGAGGCTGAGCG GATGGCCTTCCAGGGTAGtaatgaggatgaggaggaggctgCGAGGGAGCGTAGACGCAGGGCGCGtcaggagaggatgagagggatggGAGGCGAGGAGCCCGGTGACAGCGTGGTGATGACCAACAGCCATAG tGTGACAGAGACTGTGTCTGTGTCCTCCTCCTCTATGACCTCCTCGGGTGGAGGAGACGATGATGAGCAGGCCCTGCTGGAGCGCATGGCCAAACGAGAGGAGCGCAGGCAGAAAAGATTGATGGAAGCTCTGGAGCGAGAGAAGGATCAGAACCCCGGCAATGACGGTAACCACGGCAGCGGGGAGAATACTGTGGAGGAGAGGTCCGTCGGCCGCAGGGGCCGTTACCAGGACAACGAAGAAGAGGTGGAAGAGCGGAACTGccgaaaggaggaggagggggaggctgcTCCGGAGGAGGAAGAAGCTGAGCAGGGAGAAGTTGAtgcggaggaagaggaggagaaaccgAGACGGTCCTATATGAGAGAACAG GTGAATGAAAAGCAGAATGGAGGTCTGCACGAGGAGACTCctcaaaaacacaaaaaaactgaaaGGACCCTGAG CCGCAGCAGCGTGCGTTCCCCGGAGGCGGGGGCAGAGGAGCAGGACGACACGGCGCGCCTGGAGGCGGAGCTTAAGCTGGAGGAGCTGAAGCGCCGCCGTGACGATGCGGAGAGCGAGGAGTTCGAGAGGATGAGACAGAAGCAGCAGGAGGCTGAGCAGGAGCTGGAGGAGctgaagaagaagagggaggagaggaggaagatcatagaagaggaggagagacagaagaaacaggaggaggCCGAGAAGAAGGCTAGAGAGGAG gaggagaagaggaggatgaaggaggagatagagaggaggagggcggaGGCGGCCGAGAAGAGACAGCAGATGGGGGTGGAGACCGTCGACGCAGAGGCCAAACCCTTCAAATGCTTCAGTCCCAGAGGATCCTCCCTCAAG ATTGGTGAAAGGGCAGAGTTTCTGAGCAAGTCGGCACAGAAAAG CACGGTGAAGACGACTCACTCTCCTGTCGTCTCTAAGATTGACAACAGACTGGAGCAGTACACCTCTGTTGCCCAG AACAAGGATATGCGGTCCCCACGCTCCGGTGCCGTGGACCTGCCCATGGTGACAGATGGGATACGCAACATTAAGAGCATGTGGGAGAAAGGCAGCGTGTTCAACTCGCCCGGGGGCGGCGGGGGCACGTACAAG GAAGCAGCTGGGATGAAGATAGGTGTGGCGGGCCGCATCAACGACTGGCTGAATAAAACCCCCGAGAGCAAGACGCCGGGAGGAAGGCCCGCG gacCTAAAGCCAGGAGATGTGACCAACAAGAGAAGTCTGTGGGAAAACAAGGGCTCCTCCCCAGCCAAG
- the LOC139534192 gene encoding non-muscle caldesmon-like isoform X1 — protein sequence MDDDFDRRRELRRQKREEMRLEAERMAFQGSNEDEEEAARERRRRARQERMRGMGGEEPGDSVVMTNSHSVTETVSVSSSSMTSSGGGDDDEQALLERMAKREERRQKRLMEALEREKDQNPGNDGNHGSGENTVEERSVGRRGRYQDNEEEVEERNCRKEEEGEAAPEEEEAEQGEVDAEEEEEKPRRSYMREQESIDEITLNEEDTEEQAVVLNEVEESEAEVEENAELSDKVEEEVEEPDQLEVEGRTVTLNNETEEDCGMSTIQNGLDVVNEKQNGGLHEETPQKHKKTERTLSRSSVRSPEAGAEEQDDTARLEAELKLEELKRRRDDAESEEFERMRQKQQEAEQELEELKKKREERRKIIEEEERQKKQEEAEKKAREEEEKRRMKEEIERRRAEAAEKRQQMGVETVDAEAKPFKCFSPRGSSLKIGERAEFLSKSAQKSTVKTTHSPVVSKIDNRLEQYTSVAQNKDMRSPRSGAVDLPMVTDGIRNIKSMWEKGSVFNSPGGGGGTYKEAAGMKIGVAGRINDWLNKTPESKTPGGRPADLKPGDVTNKRSLWENKGSSPAKVTGRGENKSVANGMGHE from the exons ATGGATGACGACTTTGACCGGCGCCGAGAGCTCAGGAGGCAGAAGAGGGAGGAGATGCGCCTGGAGGCTGAGCG GATGGCCTTCCAGGGTAGtaatgaggatgaggaggaggctgCGAGGGAGCGTAGACGCAGGGCGCGtcaggagaggatgagagggatggGAGGCGAGGAGCCCGGTGACAGCGTGGTGATGACCAACAGCCATAG tGTGACAGAGACTGTGTCTGTGTCCTCCTCCTCTATGACCTCCTCGGGTGGAGGAGACGATGATGAGCAGGCCCTGCTGGAGCGCATGGCCAAACGAGAGGAGCGCAGGCAGAAAAGATTGATGGAAGCTCTGGAGCGAGAGAAGGATCAGAACCCCGGCAATGACGGTAACCACGGCAGCGGGGAGAATACTGTGGAGGAGAGGTCCGTCGGCCGCAGGGGCCGTTACCAGGACAACGAAGAAGAGGTGGAAGAGCGGAACTGccgaaaggaggaggagggggaggctgcTCCGGAGGAGGAAGAAGCTGAGCAGGGAGAAGTTGAtgcggaggaagaggaggagaaaccgAGACGGTCCTATATGAGAGAACAG GAATCCATTGACGAAATAACTCTAAACGAG GAAGATACAGAAGAGCAAGCAGTGGTTTTAAATGAGGTTGAGGAATCAGAGGCAGAGGTTGAAGAAAATGCTGAATTAAGTGAtaaggtagaggaagaggtagaggaaccAGATCAGTTAGAGGTAGAGGGCAGAACAGTGACACTGAACAATGAGACTGAGGAAGACTGTGGGATGTCAACCATCCAGAACGGCTTGGATGTG GTGAATGAAAAGCAGAATGGAGGTCTGCACGAGGAGACTCctcaaaaacacaaaaaaactgaaaGGACCCTGAG CCGCAGCAGCGTGCGTTCCCCGGAGGCGGGGGCAGAGGAGCAGGACGACACGGCGCGCCTGGAGGCGGAGCTTAAGCTGGAGGAGCTGAAGCGCCGCCGTGACGATGCGGAGAGCGAGGAGTTCGAGAGGATGAGACAGAAGCAGCAGGAGGCTGAGCAGGAGCTGGAGGAGctgaagaagaagagggaggagaggaggaagatcatagaagaggaggagagacagaagaaacaggaggaggCCGAGAAGAAGGCTAGAGAGGAG gaggagaagaggaggatgaaggaggagatagagaggaggagggcggaGGCGGCCGAGAAGAGACAGCAGATGGGGGTGGAGACCGTCGACGCAGAGGCCAAACCCTTCAAATGCTTCAGTCCCAGAGGATCCTCCCTCAAG ATTGGTGAAAGGGCAGAGTTTCTGAGCAAGTCGGCACAGAAAAG CACGGTGAAGACGACTCACTCTCCTGTCGTCTCTAAGATTGACAACAGACTGGAGCAGTACACCTCTGTTGCCCAG AACAAGGATATGCGGTCCCCACGCTCCGGTGCCGTGGACCTGCCCATGGTGACAGATGGGATACGCAACATTAAGAGCATGTGGGAGAAAGGCAGCGTGTTCAACTCGCCCGGGGGCGGCGGGGGCACGTACAAG GAAGCAGCTGGGATGAAGATAGGTGTGGCGGGCCGCATCAACGACTGGCTGAATAAAACCCCCGAGAGCAAGACGCCGGGAGGAAGGCCCGCG gacCTAAAGCCAGGAGATGTGACCAACAAGAGAAGTCTGTGGGAAAACAAGGGCTCCTCCCCAGCCAAG
- the LOC139534192 gene encoding non-muscle caldesmon-like isoform X4 has product MDDDFDRRRELRRQKREEMRLEAERMAFQGSNEDEEEAARERRRRARQERMRGMGGEEPGDSVVMTNSHSVTETVSVSSSSMTSSGGGDDDEQALLERMAKREERRQKRLMEALEREKDQNPGNDGNHGSGENTVEERSVGRRGRYQDNEEEVEERNCRKEEEGEAAPEEEEAEQGEVDAEEEEEKPRRSYMREQESIDEITLNEVNEKQNGGLHEETPQKHKKTERTLSRSSVRSPEAGAEEQDDTARLEAELKLEELKRRRDDAESEEFERMRQKQQEAEQELEELKKKREERRKIIEEEERQKKQEEAEKKAREEEEKRRMKEEIERRRAEAAEKRQQMGVETVDAEAKPFKCFSPRGSSLKIGERAEFLSKSAQKSTVKTTHSPVVSKIDNRLEQYTSVAQNKDMRSPRSGAVDLPMVTDGIRNIKSMWEKGSVFNSPGGGGGTYKEAAGMKIGVAGRINDWLNKTPESKTPGGRPADLKPGDVTNKRSLWENKGSSPAKVTGRGENKSVANGMGHE; this is encoded by the exons ATGGATGACGACTTTGACCGGCGCCGAGAGCTCAGGAGGCAGAAGAGGGAGGAGATGCGCCTGGAGGCTGAGCG GATGGCCTTCCAGGGTAGtaatgaggatgaggaggaggctgCGAGGGAGCGTAGACGCAGGGCGCGtcaggagaggatgagagggatggGAGGCGAGGAGCCCGGTGACAGCGTGGTGATGACCAACAGCCATAG tGTGACAGAGACTGTGTCTGTGTCCTCCTCCTCTATGACCTCCTCGGGTGGAGGAGACGATGATGAGCAGGCCCTGCTGGAGCGCATGGCCAAACGAGAGGAGCGCAGGCAGAAAAGATTGATGGAAGCTCTGGAGCGAGAGAAGGATCAGAACCCCGGCAATGACGGTAACCACGGCAGCGGGGAGAATACTGTGGAGGAGAGGTCCGTCGGCCGCAGGGGCCGTTACCAGGACAACGAAGAAGAGGTGGAAGAGCGGAACTGccgaaaggaggaggagggggaggctgcTCCGGAGGAGGAAGAAGCTGAGCAGGGAGAAGTTGAtgcggaggaagaggaggagaaaccgAGACGGTCCTATATGAGAGAACAG GAATCCATTGACGAAATAACTCTAAACGAG GTGAATGAAAAGCAGAATGGAGGTCTGCACGAGGAGACTCctcaaaaacacaaaaaaactgaaaGGACCCTGAG CCGCAGCAGCGTGCGTTCCCCGGAGGCGGGGGCAGAGGAGCAGGACGACACGGCGCGCCTGGAGGCGGAGCTTAAGCTGGAGGAGCTGAAGCGCCGCCGTGACGATGCGGAGAGCGAGGAGTTCGAGAGGATGAGACAGAAGCAGCAGGAGGCTGAGCAGGAGCTGGAGGAGctgaagaagaagagggaggagaggaggaagatcatagaagaggaggagagacagaagaaacaggaggaggCCGAGAAGAAGGCTAGAGAGGAG gaggagaagaggaggatgaaggaggagatagagaggaggagggcggaGGCGGCCGAGAAGAGACAGCAGATGGGGGTGGAGACCGTCGACGCAGAGGCCAAACCCTTCAAATGCTTCAGTCCCAGAGGATCCTCCCTCAAG ATTGGTGAAAGGGCAGAGTTTCTGAGCAAGTCGGCACAGAAAAG CACGGTGAAGACGACTCACTCTCCTGTCGTCTCTAAGATTGACAACAGACTGGAGCAGTACACCTCTGTTGCCCAG AACAAGGATATGCGGTCCCCACGCTCCGGTGCCGTGGACCTGCCCATGGTGACAGATGGGATACGCAACATTAAGAGCATGTGGGAGAAAGGCAGCGTGTTCAACTCGCCCGGGGGCGGCGGGGGCACGTACAAG GAAGCAGCTGGGATGAAGATAGGTGTGGCGGGCCGCATCAACGACTGGCTGAATAAAACCCCCGAGAGCAAGACGCCGGGAGGAAGGCCCGCG gacCTAAAGCCAGGAGATGTGACCAACAAGAGAAGTCTGTGGGAAAACAAGGGCTCCTCCCCAGCCAAG
- the LOC139534192 gene encoding caldesmon, smooth muscle-like isoform X7: MNFRVGLSYAVGPNLWIKEQPQARKPEDSVSVTETVSVSSSSMTSSGGGDDDEQALLERMAKREERRQKRLMEALEREKDQNPGNDGNHGSGENTVEERSVGRRGRYQDNEEEVEERNCRKEEEGEAAPEEEEAEQGEVDAEEEEEKPRRSYMREQVNEKQNGGLHEETPQKHKKTERTLSRSSVRSPEAGAEEQDDTARLEAELKLEELKRRRDDAESEEFERMRQKQQEAEQELEELKKKREERRKIIEEEERQKKQEEAEKKAREEEEKRRMKEEIERRRAEAAEKRQQMGVETVDAEAKPFKCFSPRGSSLKIGERAEFLSKSAQKSTVKTTHSPVVSKIDNRLEQYTSVAQNKDMRSPRSGAVDLPMVTDGIRNIKSMWEKGSVFNSPGGGGGTYKEAAGMKIGVAGRINDWLNKTPESKTPGGRPADLKPGDVTNKRSLWENKGSSPAKVTGRGENKSVANGMGHE; the protein is encoded by the exons ATGAACTTTCGTGTAGGCCTAAGTTACGCTGTTGGACCTAACCTGTGGATAAAAGAACAACCTCAAGCAAGGAAGCCAGAAGACTCGGTGAG tGTGACAGAGACTGTGTCTGTGTCCTCCTCCTCTATGACCTCCTCGGGTGGAGGAGACGATGATGAGCAGGCCCTGCTGGAGCGCATGGCCAAACGAGAGGAGCGCAGGCAGAAAAGATTGATGGAAGCTCTGGAGCGAGAGAAGGATCAGAACCCCGGCAATGACGGTAACCACGGCAGCGGGGAGAATACTGTGGAGGAGAGGTCCGTCGGCCGCAGGGGCCGTTACCAGGACAACGAAGAAGAGGTGGAAGAGCGGAACTGccgaaaggaggaggagggggaggctgcTCCGGAGGAGGAAGAAGCTGAGCAGGGAGAAGTTGAtgcggaggaagaggaggagaaaccgAGACGGTCCTATATGAGAGAACAG GTGAATGAAAAGCAGAATGGAGGTCTGCACGAGGAGACTCctcaaaaacacaaaaaaactgaaaGGACCCTGAG CCGCAGCAGCGTGCGTTCCCCGGAGGCGGGGGCAGAGGAGCAGGACGACACGGCGCGCCTGGAGGCGGAGCTTAAGCTGGAGGAGCTGAAGCGCCGCCGTGACGATGCGGAGAGCGAGGAGTTCGAGAGGATGAGACAGAAGCAGCAGGAGGCTGAGCAGGAGCTGGAGGAGctgaagaagaagagggaggagaggaggaagatcatagaagaggaggagagacagaagaaacaggaggaggCCGAGAAGAAGGCTAGAGAGGAG gaggagaagaggaggatgaaggaggagatagagaggaggagggcggaGGCGGCCGAGAAGAGACAGCAGATGGGGGTGGAGACCGTCGACGCAGAGGCCAAACCCTTCAAATGCTTCAGTCCCAGAGGATCCTCCCTCAAG ATTGGTGAAAGGGCAGAGTTTCTGAGCAAGTCGGCACAGAAAAG CACGGTGAAGACGACTCACTCTCCTGTCGTCTCTAAGATTGACAACAGACTGGAGCAGTACACCTCTGTTGCCCAG AACAAGGATATGCGGTCCCCACGCTCCGGTGCCGTGGACCTGCCCATGGTGACAGATGGGATACGCAACATTAAGAGCATGTGGGAGAAAGGCAGCGTGTTCAACTCGCCCGGGGGCGGCGGGGGCACGTACAAG GAAGCAGCTGGGATGAAGATAGGTGTGGCGGGCCGCATCAACGACTGGCTGAATAAAACCCCCGAGAGCAAGACGCCGGGAGGAAGGCCCGCG gacCTAAAGCCAGGAGATGTGACCAACAAGAGAAGTCTGTGGGAAAACAAGGGCTCCTCCCCAGCCAAG
- the LOC139534192 gene encoding caldesmon, smooth muscle-like isoform X6 produces the protein MDDDFDRRRELRRQKREEMRLEAERVTETVSVSSSSMTSSGGGDDDEQALLERMAKREERRQKRLMEALEREKDQNPGNDGNHGSGENTVEERSVGRRGRYQDNEEEVEERNCRKEEEGEAAPEEEEAEQGEVDAEEEEEKPRRSYMREQESIDEITLNEVNEKQNGGLHEETPQKHKKTERTLSRSSVRSPEAGAEEQDDTARLEAELKLEELKRRRDDAESEEFERMRQKQQEAEQELEELKKKREERRKIIEEEERQKKQEEAEKKAREEEEKRRMKEEIERRRAEAAEKRQQMGVETVDAEAKPFKCFSPRGSSLKIGERAEFLSKSAQKSTVKTTHSPVVSKIDNRLEQYTSVAQNKDMRSPRSGAVDLPMVTDGIRNIKSMWEKGSVFNSPGGGGGTYKEAAGMKIGVAGRINDWLNKTPESKTPGGRPADLKPGDVTNKRSLWENKGSSPAKVTGRGENKSVANGMGHE, from the exons ATGGATGACGACTTTGACCGGCGCCGAGAGCTCAGGAGGCAGAAGAGGGAGGAGATGCGCCTGGAGGCTGAGCG tGTGACAGAGACTGTGTCTGTGTCCTCCTCCTCTATGACCTCCTCGGGTGGAGGAGACGATGATGAGCAGGCCCTGCTGGAGCGCATGGCCAAACGAGAGGAGCGCAGGCAGAAAAGATTGATGGAAGCTCTGGAGCGAGAGAAGGATCAGAACCCCGGCAATGACGGTAACCACGGCAGCGGGGAGAATACTGTGGAGGAGAGGTCCGTCGGCCGCAGGGGCCGTTACCAGGACAACGAAGAAGAGGTGGAAGAGCGGAACTGccgaaaggaggaggagggggaggctgcTCCGGAGGAGGAAGAAGCTGAGCAGGGAGAAGTTGAtgcggaggaagaggaggagaaaccgAGACGGTCCTATATGAGAGAACAG GAATCCATTGACGAAATAACTCTAAACGAG GTGAATGAAAAGCAGAATGGAGGTCTGCACGAGGAGACTCctcaaaaacacaaaaaaactgaaaGGACCCTGAG CCGCAGCAGCGTGCGTTCCCCGGAGGCGGGGGCAGAGGAGCAGGACGACACGGCGCGCCTGGAGGCGGAGCTTAAGCTGGAGGAGCTGAAGCGCCGCCGTGACGATGCGGAGAGCGAGGAGTTCGAGAGGATGAGACAGAAGCAGCAGGAGGCTGAGCAGGAGCTGGAGGAGctgaagaagaagagggaggagaggaggaagatcatagaagaggaggagagacagaagaaacaggaggaggCCGAGAAGAAGGCTAGAGAGGAG gaggagaagaggaggatgaaggaggagatagagaggaggagggcggaGGCGGCCGAGAAGAGACAGCAGATGGGGGTGGAGACCGTCGACGCAGAGGCCAAACCCTTCAAATGCTTCAGTCCCAGAGGATCCTCCCTCAAG ATTGGTGAAAGGGCAGAGTTTCTGAGCAAGTCGGCACAGAAAAG CACGGTGAAGACGACTCACTCTCCTGTCGTCTCTAAGATTGACAACAGACTGGAGCAGTACACCTCTGTTGCCCAG AACAAGGATATGCGGTCCCCACGCTCCGGTGCCGTGGACCTGCCCATGGTGACAGATGGGATACGCAACATTAAGAGCATGTGGGAGAAAGGCAGCGTGTTCAACTCGCCCGGGGGCGGCGGGGGCACGTACAAG GAAGCAGCTGGGATGAAGATAGGTGTGGCGGGCCGCATCAACGACTGGCTGAATAAAACCCCCGAGAGCAAGACGCCGGGAGGAAGGCCCGCG gacCTAAAGCCAGGAGATGTGACCAACAAGAGAAGTCTGTGGGAAAACAAGGGCTCCTCCCCAGCCAAG